A single region of the Ziziphus jujuba cultivar Dongzao chromosome 10, ASM3175591v1 genome encodes:
- the LOC107411344 gene encoding uncharacterized protein LOC107411344 encodes MAKRIGQFCLALLLLLSLVEFTVSVDPPESPPSPAPESGADAPSSLSSVPTAGGPSPVQGPVSSSPPAPTPGNVAPSLSHAPTPSPADEKSAVPTPEPSTASDINHSGINSDDGEKDSSSGGMSGGKKAGIAVGVIAAAFVVGFGGMLYKKRQENIRRSQYSYTARRDIL; translated from the coding sequence ATGGCGAAGAGAATCGGACAATTCTGCTTGGCTCTTCTTTTGCTTCTTTCGCTTGTTGAATTCACCGTGTCTGTGGATCCGCCGGAAAGCCCTCCGAGTCCCGCGCCTGAAAGCGGTGCCGATGCGCCGTCATCACTATCTTCGGTTCCAACTGCCGGCGGTCCGTCTCCAGTTCAAGGACCGGTGTCTTCATCGCCGCCGGCGCCGACTCCTGGAAATGTTGCTCCATCTTTGTCTCATGCGCCTACTCCTTCTCCGGCCGACGAGAAATCAGCGGTTCCGACACCTGAGCCATCGACCGCCAGCGACATCAACCACAGCGGCATTAACTCCGACGATGGTGAGAAGGATAGCTCGTCCGGTGGAATGAGTGGAGGAAAGAAGGCAGGGATCGCAGTGGGAGTGATCGCAGCTGCTTTCGTGGTTGGATTTGGAGGTATGTTGTATAAGAAACGACAGGAGAATATTCGTCGTTCTCAGTACAGCTACACAGCCAGGAGAGATATACTCTGA